The window TTCTTTGATAGATGTTTGAGCAACCAACAGTATACTGCAAATGTGACAAAGATTGAATCATACACAGAATAGTTAATTTGCATAAGGAAGCTACTCATCAAACGCTCCCACGGGTGACTCTGAGTCTGTTGTGTTTTGACAGGTGTTCAGAGAATCATCAAGTACTACCAGAAAAGCAAGGTAATGCCACTGTCCTAGTTGAGATTCCCTTGTAGGTAGTTTACTTGTGTCTGAGCGAGTTATGTCTTTGATACACAAATTGCATTCCAGCATTGCAGATTTAGCCAGGTCATATAACGTGTTTTATGACATTGCGACTAGGCGTCATACAACatgtcatgatgatgatgatgatgacgatgatggtggtgatgatgacgacgacgacgacgacgacgatgatgatgatgatgatgatgatgatgacgacgacgacgacgacgacgacgacgatgatgatgatgatgatgacgacgacgacgacgacgatgatgatgatgacgacgatgatgatgatgacgacgacgacgatgatgatgatgatgatgatgatgatgatgatgatgatgatgatgatgatgatgatgatggagggCTTTTGGAAGATCTATGAGACCTTCACAAAAGGGCTATTTGCAGGGACGTAGCACACCTAATAAAAGTGGTAGGgcggaaaaaaatggaagacaaaatgctgagacagctaaggaaatatggggcttacactaccgcccccccccccccttcccgtccccttgtaatggtctaaaaagaaagaaaacatgatgcgatttcgtgccttctgagctcagttccatctaatcatctttccatcctccaccaaacaacgggctggtgaatgtatcagtgattatcaatcgacttacatttatatctaaattccgatacgttgaatgtgatgagcacttacttcaaatgactttcgtcttcattattgtctagtgtgttaaatagcaaggattgacaaactggtttacttctaaacaagcaatttattgatccgtccagccatcaacattggcagcctgagtgatgactgaaaaataaagggatttgtcagaatatttttagcgcgttttcgatccatcacaaccaggatgcacacttgtgtccattgttcaattctctctctacatgttgtttcatgtgacactgttaaccccacaagttactgtgttactcaattgttatggcgtacttacggttgacacacaatcactcacccctcagtctgaccccagcttcacacacagaatatacaaaacatttcttacctccattgtttctcatgggagcagacggacgaagaagcaattttcactaaattggcgccaatacttttatggcctgacggaactcgtcacgtgtgacgttctcgtcaaaataagacgtcatcctattccagcagttgaccaagactaacacacacaaaaaaaaaccccaaaaaaaccgaccttatgccatcgcgtgaatactacgtggggtgttctgttggtagatctctctctctctctctctctctctctctctctctctctctctctctctctctctctctctctctctctctctctctctctctctctctctctctctctctctctctctctctctctctctctctctcttttttttttattttttacggAAAAAGTGGTCGGGCGGTCGCCCTACATGCCCTACCGGGTGCTACGTCCCTGAATTGTCACACCGGCTAGATTTACTTTACTCCATAAATTCGCGTCAGAACAGATCTGACGGATAATGTTCTCGTCTTCAAGGTTCTAGTCCAGTATGCATGGTAACCAGGATGCGATTACAGTATGTGTTGTGCGCATGATAACGCAAACTTAATGAGTACCGGGGCCCGCTCTTTCAGGTATAGTGGGTCTTGGGACCCCCTTcgagaaaagaagaagagagataTAATTATGTGTCCTACCCGTTTGTCTTGTATATTCAGACCACTCCGCACTTCGTCCTGACGCGATCATCCATTTCCTCTGACCCTGTGTCAGAGTACGCCATTGGTCAGATCCTGGCCCATCACAGAAACCTTTACATGTACCACGACCAACAGAAGGCTTCTGTCTGGAAAAGGTATGGCAAGTCGTATGTGCCGTTATGATAAGCGAACGTTACAGCTGTAGCGCACAACGTGTTATTGTAAAcgtattttttctttttctctccctaGAGAttcgactgggtggccgagtggtaacgcacttgcgctcggaatcgagaggttgcgtgttcaacccggggtcaggccgctattttctcccccctttcctaacctaggtggtgggttcaagtgctagtctttcggatgagacgaaaaaccgaggtcccttcgtgtacactatattgggtgtgcacgttaaagatcccacgattgacaaaagggtctttcctggcaaaattgtataggcatagataaaaatgtccatcaaaatacccgtgtgacttggaataaaggccgtgaaaggtgaaggttcgcctaacaggcttgaggtttgctggtcgatgtgaatgcgttatatattgtgtgtaaaaaatgtttgtttgtctgtctgtctgtaaaaaattccatttcacacggcagaaattagtatgtaaagcgcggagagcacagttaattgtggttcgcgctatataagctcaccataataataataataattcagCTTTTGAGTTGAGTTGGTTTTAGCACTTGAACTCTATTTCTCTATTGTGTGAATTAATTGCAACGGAAATTTAAGGATCTGCACTCGAACACATGCTTGTATACGTGTATCAGCGTATCCGTCATTGTTTAGCAATGCAAATAATTATAAACAAGATGGTGAGCATATCAAATATGCTTAACGTGAGATCAACACACAGTTTTGGGATGAGTTGGTAGGGGTGTCGGAGGCTAGCTGTGTATGGTTGTCTAGCTAGAGATAATTACACCTCACAGCAGTAATATCTAATTGCATAATAAAACTAGTACAGTATTTGGAAAGTGCAATTATTCAAGTTAAGCTAAGCGTTACTGTGACCTACTGTGACGGCGCCTCTCGGTGCACTATTTCCGAATTTGATTTATTTAAGTCCAACGGGTTTCGTTTGCTAGACGTATGCATCCCTGACAACACGAGGCAAATTATAGCTAGGCCACGCGGAAGTTAGATTCAACACTAACGAGTATCCTACTGAAATCCTGCTCATTAATTAGTATAGTTGTGTGTCATTTTAGATTACGTTATTGCATTTCCGGTCCAAATACAGTTAAATAAAGAACACATATTCTTGGTCACATTGACCAGTACACGTCTCCAAAAGGTTGACGCTGGCACATTCCTTGTTTTATGTACTCATTTAAGCATTCTGTCACTAATGtagttatttgtttatttttaagtttttttgttcgtttcttttgtttatatttacgtatttttattttcatttacgtatttttatttgttatatTCTTTTATCCATCTATTCATGtatatatttgtttatttgtgtatgaatttatgtctctcttttttatctatttatttacgtatttatctatttatttatttggttgattagttggttagttggtttgtttgtttatttgtttgtttgtttgtttgtttgtttgttggttggttggttggttggttgatgacttttttattttatttatttatttatttatttatctaatGATTACAATTTATTTTGCAGAATTGGGGGTGACTCCCCCAGACGATGTCTAGTACTTCGCGATAGCTCTGTGGTACTGCTGGGCGTAGGAAACATTGGAAAAAGAAGTAAGTCGACAACAGAAAGTTTTGTACATACTAGTGAAAGCGGTCTCATAAACACCTGGCAATCATATAGCCGAAAATAGCTTGGGGATATCAAGCCTAGGAAAAAGTAACCAGTATTGAAAGTTATCTCATAAACATTTGACAATCATAGCTGCATGAAAATATCATAGATATGGGAAgcataaataaaaagaaattaatagagaaagaaaagggaaaccaaattaaaaagaaaggaaagactGGTCAAGGTCTTAAATATGTTTTGTGTGGTTCGCAGTGGCTTCCCTGTGCAACATGTTTGGCATGACGGTGTACGGAGTAACGAGAACCCCCGTGGAAAAAGGACACGGATCCCCGGACGTACATCACTACAGGTCTGAGTGTTGttgcagaaaaaaacaactaCATGGCTTTCTTGAGaaaaacaaatgtgtgtgtgtgtgtgtgtgtgtgtgtgtgtgtgtttgtgtgtgcgtgcgtgtttgtgcgtgtgtgtgtgtgtgtgtgtgtgtgtgtatgcgcttgCTAGCGTGCATACGTGCACGTGTGTAAGTGGGTGTGTACGCGCGCGAACGTCAATACGCGTGTGTATCGTGTTTTGCTGAGAAAATGATAATTCATTAATCATCAGACACATTCTATTgattgatcatctgattactgTGCAGCACGACAGAAGATTTGCCAAGCACACTGAGTCAGGGAGACTACATAGTGAATATGCTGCCCTCCACAGAGCACACTAGAGGACTTCTAGATCATGATGTCTTGCAAGTTTGCAAAGATAAGGCAAGGCAAACAAAATACGAACGATAAAGTGGAAAgtaatgtgtttgaatgtgtgtgtgtgtgtgtgtgtgtgtgtgtgtgtgtgtgtgtgtgtgtgtgtgtgtgtgtgtgtgtttgaatgtgtatgtgtgtgtgtgtgtgtgtgtgtgtgtgtgtgtgtgtgtgtgtgtgtgtgtgtgtgtgtgtgtgagtgtgtgtgtgtgtgtgtgtgtgtgtgtgtgtgtgtgtgtgtgtgtgtgtgtgaaagaatcACACAGACACGAATTAAGGACCAGTGAGTAGACACacgtgagagaaagagagacccacacagacacagacacagagacatagagagaaacagcaacacacaggcatacagacggacataatggaacacagagggagagagagagagagagagagagagagagagagagagagagagagagagagagagagagagagagagagagatt of the Littorina saxatilis isolate snail1 linkage group LG14, US_GU_Lsax_2.0, whole genome shotgun sequence genome contains:
- the LOC138947291 gene encoding glyoxylate/hydroxypyruvate reductase A-like, with translation MYHDQQKASVWKRIGGDSPRRCLVLRDSSVVLLGVGNIGKRMASLCNMFGMTVYGVTRTPVEKGHGSPDVHHYSTTEDLPSTLSQGDYIVNMLPSTEHTRGLLDHDVLQVCKDKKPVFINVGRGDIMGEESIIKALRSEWISGAILDVFPVEPLPADSLLWKEPGVTITPHIAMALDEDTLQKAVAVFLENYNRFVSKKDLIDVVDIERGY